One window of Nostoc sp. C052 genomic DNA carries:
- a CDS encoding AAA family ATPase, whose amino-acid sequence MITLPDVVVDAQIYSSKNSVVYRGIKLSDRTPVILKVLKQDYPTASELTRYRQEYEITRSLNLEGAIKAYSQQEYQRTLIILLEDFGGESLERWIQQRPDFCPMPLSTFLSLAIKLTGILGRIHAAGVIHKDINPSNIVFNLDTGVVKFIDFGIATRFNRTNPTFKNPHVLEGTLAYVSPEQTGRMNRLLDYRTDFYSLGVTFYELLTGQLPFATTDILELVHCHLAKSPIPPHELKATIPKAVSDIVLKLMAKNAEDRYQSAWGIKADLEICADQLKKIGQINSIQLGLLDVWDQFQIPQKLYGRDREVAMLLAAFERVACPLAQPPAGKDSRVASENLVQQTSEQKLTDNQTFKVEMMLVSGYAGIGKSALVQELYKPITAKRGYFIWGKFDQFGRNIPYSAIANALQKLVQQLLGEPDEQLQQWRSRLLTALGNNGQLIIDVIPEIELIIGKQPPVPEVGATEAQNRFNRVFGQFIRVFCSESHPLVIFLDDLQWIDSATLKLIELMLLDEQTQFLFLIGAYRDNEVNPTHPLMLTLLRLRKQGAVLQEIILAPLTLKPLNQLIAETLHQNADIVCPLAELVLRKTEGNPFFVGEFLRMLHSENLLTFDAQHLCWEWNIADIQAQDITDNVVELLLIQLNKLPEKTQQILQLAACIGAEFNLNTLAIVCEQSQEAISLDLLVAIQAGLIQPISELDENLLVQEYKFLHDRVQQAAYTLIHESQKLGVHLQIGRNLLEKTSPQQLAERLFEIVDQLNYGTELITEHSERNEIAKLNLQAGQKALAATAYEAAFKYFNAGLKLLDVESWQSNYNLTLALHSEAAEAAYLSGHFDEMERLVEEVVNRARTALDKVKAYDSRIQAWLSQGDPKEALKTGLEVLQLLGISLVEAPNQLDVQAALEETASQFAGREIEDLIDLPEMTEPVPLAAIHILVSTVGAAFNVSPTLMVLIVCKMVNLSIANGNAIWSLLGYAAYGMMLCGVLQDIELGYRFGKLSLNLAKRLSNKKGNCKALLMVNFHIIHWKDHLKETFPSLTEAYQSGIESGEFEFASYCAFSLCYYPFFAGQELTELEQQTAIYRKATNQIRRETASIWLAMLQQTILNLRGQSENPSRLVGCIYDEEQALSRAIAVKDGTSIHYFYLNKLILCYLFGEYKQAAKTATLAEQYLGAATAIISVPLFHFYDSLIFLSLLADASNSEKAAWLNRVNANQEKMQKWAHHAPMNFLHKFQLVEAEKARVLGQFFEAEEFYEQAIFGAKENEYLQEEALGYELAAKHYLARGRERFAQLYMKEAHYCYKRWGATAKAKDLETRYPQFFPQSLNVASALVHTTTGTTSNSSDIALDLAAVMKASQAISREIELDQLLNSLMQILIENAGAQTGCLILENAGEWAIEAACELNGDANLCATQVLQSISMVNRLPESIINYVIRTHESAILNDATREGNFINEPYIQQNQTKSLLCLPLLNQSKLVGVLYLENRLVTGAFTAERLQLLSLLSTQAAIAIENAKLYSKLRTSESQMAQFLEAVPVGIGIVDATGRPCYANQRGIQLMGKKIDPLVAPEQIAEVYQLYVAGTDRIYPTEQLPIIRALSGERTKTDDVEIHQNNATIPVEAWGTPVFDEQGNVVYAIVTFQDITERKQAEHLLANYNRTLEQQVAERTAALQQSQAELREREQELRVITDALPVCITYIDADQRYRFANRTYEEWFQCSRGEILGKHICENLGEAAYQVVQPYIDQALAGQITTYEADIPCVFGKKYISNSLIPDFDDNGQVKGYYGLITDISDRKRAEEASILEERNRMAREIHDTLAQAFTGILVHIGTVSRLVATNPQAIQTHINTVRDLARTGLTEARRSVAALRPQSLEDGNLWTALQRFVATMQSSTETSLICDIIGTPYTLPPETDNNLLRIAQEAFTNSIRYANANEIRIELVYEPTQFCLRIKDNGQGFEANHTTLNRGFGLLGITERAERIGAQLSIESRLGQGTETIVSVHREASA is encoded by the coding sequence ATGATTACGCTACCTGACGTTGTGGTTGATGCTCAGATATACTCCAGCAAGAATTCTGTGGTGTATCGTGGAATCAAGCTGTCAGATCGCACGCCTGTTATTCTCAAAGTTCTCAAACAGGATTATCCTACGGCATCGGAACTCACCCGCTACAGGCAGGAATATGAAATTACGCGATCGCTTAACTTAGAAGGCGCGATCAAGGCATATAGTCAGCAGGAATATCAGCGCACACTCATTATTCTTTTAGAAGATTTCGGTGGAGAGTCTCTGGAGAGATGGATACAGCAGCGTCCAGATTTCTGCCCTATGCCCTTATCAACTTTTCTATCCCTAGCCATTAAACTCACAGGTATTCTGGGCAGAATTCATGCTGCTGGTGTCATTCATAAAGATATCAACCCTAGCAATATTGTCTTCAATCTAGATACTGGGGTCGTTAAATTTATTGATTTCGGAATTGCTACTCGATTTAACCGTACCAATCCAACCTTCAAAAACCCTCATGTTTTAGAAGGCACTCTTGCCTATGTATCTCCAGAGCAAACCGGACGCATGAACCGTTTGCTTGATTATCGTACTGATTTTTACTCCCTTGGCGTAACGTTCTACGAACTGCTCACTGGACAGTTACCGTTTGCCACAACAGACATTCTTGAACTTGTCCATTGTCATCTTGCCAAATCACCTATTCCGCCTCATGAACTGAAGGCAACGATTCCTAAAGCAGTTTCAGATATCGTTTTGAAACTAATGGCAAAGAATGCGGAGGATCGCTATCAGAGTGCTTGGGGTATCAAAGCAGATTTAGAAATTTGTGCTGACCAATTAAAAAAAATCGGGCAAATTAATAGTATTCAACTGGGTCTATTAGATGTTTGGGATCAGTTTCAAATTCCCCAAAAACTATATGGACGGGATCGGGAAGTTGCAATGTTACTAGCGGCTTTTGAGCGCGTTGCGTGTCCGTTGGCGCAGCCTCCCGCAGGGAAGGACAGTCGCGTTGCTTCAGAAAATCTTGTACAACAAACTTCAGAGCAGAAACTAACAGACAATCAAACCTTCAAAGTCGAAATGATGCTGGTTTCTGGCTATGCTGGAATTGGAAAATCAGCATTAGTGCAGGAACTTTATAAACCAATCACCGCAAAGCGCGGCTATTTTATTTGGGGTAAATTCGATCAATTTGGGCGTAATATTCCCTATAGCGCGATCGCAAATGCCCTGCAAAAATTGGTACAACAATTGCTCGGGGAACCAGATGAGCAACTTCAACAATGGCGATCGCGCTTGCTCACAGCGTTGGGCAACAACGGACAACTCATAATTGATGTCATTCCAGAGATTGAGTTAATTATTGGCAAGCAGCCACCCGTACCGGAAGTTGGGGCAACAGAAGCTCAAAATCGCTTCAATCGAGTCTTTGGGCAGTTCATTCGGGTGTTTTGTTCAGAGTCACACCCGCTTGTGATCTTTTTAGATGATTTGCAATGGATAGACTCAGCAACGCTGAAGTTAATCGAGCTGATGTTGCTTGATGAACAAACCCAATTCCTATTTTTAATTGGAGCCTATCGAGATAATGAGGTAAATCCAACTCATCCGTTGATGTTAACGCTCTTAAGACTGCGAAAACAAGGGGCAGTGCTTCAGGAAATCATCTTAGCACCATTAACGCTTAAGCCGTTGAATCAGTTGATTGCCGAGACGCTACATCAGAATGCAGACATCGTTTGTCCCTTAGCTGAGTTAGTTTTGCGTAAAACCGAAGGCAATCCTTTCTTTGTCGGTGAATTTTTGAGAATGCTGCATAGCGAAAATCTACTAACCTTTGATGCACAACACTTATGCTGGGAATGGAACATTGCTGATATTCAAGCCCAGGATATTACCGATAATGTAGTGGAGTTGCTACTGATCCAGTTAAATAAATTACCAGAAAAGACACAGCAAATTCTCCAGTTAGCAGCTTGTATTGGTGCTGAATTTAATTTAAATACGTTAGCGATCGTTTGCGAACAATCTCAAGAAGCAATTTCTCTAGATTTACTAGTAGCCATTCAAGCTGGATTAATTCAACCTATATCTGAATTAGACGAAAACCTATTAGTTCAAGAATATAAGTTTTTGCACGATCGCGTTCAGCAAGCAGCATACACCTTAATCCATGAGTCGCAAAAACTTGGGGTACATCTGCAAATCGGTCGCAATTTACTCGAAAAGACTTCGCCACAGCAGCTAGCAGAGCGGTTGTTTGAAATTGTTGACCAGCTGAATTATGGAACCGAGTTAATCACTGAGCACTCTGAACGGAATGAGATTGCCAAACTGAATTTGCAAGCAGGTCAAAAAGCGTTGGCAGCGACGGCTTATGAAGCAGCTTTCAAGTATTTCAATGCAGGGCTTAAACTCCTTGATGTGGAAAGTTGGCAGAGTAACTATAACCTGACTTTGGCATTGCATTCGGAGGCAGCAGAGGCAGCATACCTTAGTGGTCACTTTGACGAAATGGAGCGGCTTGTAGAAGAAGTGGTCAACCGTGCGAGGACGGCGCTCGATAAAGTGAAAGCTTACGATAGCAGAATTCAAGCATGGCTGTCGCAGGGAGACCCTAAAGAAGCACTTAAAACTGGCTTGGAAGTGCTGCAACTTTTGGGAATTAGTTTAGTAGAAGCTCCAAATCAGTTAGACGTTCAAGCAGCATTAGAGGAAACAGCTTCACAATTCGCTGGGCGGGAAATCGAAGATTTGATCGATCTGCCAGAGATGACTGAACCTGTGCCACTGGCAGCAATCCACATTTTAGTCAGCACAGTGGGTGCGGCTTTTAATGTGTCACCCACTTTGATGGTGCTGATTGTGTGCAAGATGGTGAATTTATCGATCGCCAATGGAAACGCTATCTGGTCGCTTCTCGGTTATGCTGCCTATGGCATGATGCTATGTGGAGTTCTACAAGACATTGAACTGGGCTATCGATTTGGCAAACTATCCTTAAATTTAGCGAAAAGATTAAGTAATAAGAAAGGTAACTGCAAAGCATTGCTGATGGTGAATTTTCATATCATTCACTGGAAAGATCACCTGAAAGAGACGTTCCCTAGTTTAACTGAGGCTTATCAAAGCGGTATAGAAAGTGGAGAGTTTGAATTTGCCAGTTATTGTGCATTCAGCCTATGTTATTACCCCTTTTTTGCAGGACAAGAACTCACAGAACTGGAACAACAAACAGCGATTTATCGTAAAGCCACCAATCAAATTAGACGAGAGACTGCTTCCATTTGGCTAGCAATGTTGCAGCAAACAATCCTTAACCTGCGAGGTCAATCTGAAAATCCAAGTCGCTTAGTGGGTTGTATCTATGACGAAGAGCAAGCACTATCACGGGCGATCGCTGTCAAGGATGGAACTAGCATTCACTACTTTTACTTAAATAAGCTGATTTTATGCTATCTGTTCGGGGAGTATAAGCAAGCTGCAAAAACGGCTACTTTGGCAGAACAGTATTTAGGCGCAGCCACAGCAATAATCTCTGTACCTCTATTTCATTTCTATGACTCACTAATATTTCTGAGCTTGTTAGCGGATGCTTCAAACTCTGAAAAAGCAGCTTGGTTGAATCGCGTTAACGCCAACCAGGAAAAAATGCAGAAATGGGCACACCATGCCCCCATGAATTTTTTGCATAAATTTCAGTTAGTTGAGGCAGAGAAAGCACGAGTTTTGGGTCAGTTTTTTGAGGCAGAGGAGTTTTACGAACAAGCAATTTTTGGTGCTAAAGAAAACGAGTACCTTCAAGAAGAAGCTTTAGGCTATGAGTTAGCTGCAAAACATTACTTGGCTCGTGGTCGAGAAAGGTTTGCTCAACTCTATATGAAGGAAGCCCATTACTGCTATAAGCGGTGGGGAGCAACCGCAAAAGCCAAAGATTTAGAGACTCGCTATCCCCAGTTTTTTCCTCAATCGCTGAATGTGGCTAGCGCACTAGTTCATACCACTACTGGAACTACTTCTAATAGCTCAGATATCGCTTTAGACTTAGCGGCGGTGATGAAAGCATCTCAAGCCATCTCTCGTGAAATTGAACTGGATCAGTTACTCAATTCTTTGATGCAGATATTAATTGAGAATGCTGGCGCACAAACTGGATGCTTGATTTTGGAAAACGCAGGAGAATGGGCGATTGAAGCTGCTTGTGAACTCAATGGTGATGCGAATCTTTGTGCTACACAAGTACTGCAATCGATTTCAATGGTAAATCGCTTACCCGAATCCATCATTAATTATGTGATTCGGACTCATGAATCTGCGATCTTAAATGATGCAACTCGTGAAGGTAATTTCATCAATGAGCCATATATTCAGCAGAACCAAACGAAATCACTTCTTTGTTTGCCGTTGTTGAATCAAAGTAAACTTGTTGGTGTGCTGTATCTGGAAAATCGATTAGTAACTGGAGCATTTACAGCAGAACGCTTACAACTTCTAAGTCTACTATCAACTCAGGCAGCCATTGCGATCGAAAATGCCAAACTCTATTCAAAGCTACGCACTAGCGAAAGTCAGATGGCTCAATTTCTAGAAGCGGTTCCGGTAGGAATTGGAATAGTGGATGCGACTGGTCGCCCCTGCTACGCCAATCAACGGGGAATTCAGTTAATGGGCAAAAAGATCGATCCTTTGGTAGCACCGGAGCAAATCGCAGAGGTTTATCAACTTTATGTGGCGGGAACGGATCGGATATATCCAACTGAGCAACTGCCAATCATCCGGGCGTTGAGTGGCGAACGTACCAAAACTGACGACGTAGAAATTCATCAAAATAACGCAACCATTCCAGTTGAGGCATGGGGAACTCCAGTATTTGACGAACAGGGCAATGTGGTTTATGCGATCGTCACCTTTCAAGACATCACAGAGCGGAAACAAGCAGAACACCTCTTAGCCAATTACAACCGCACCTTAGAGCAACAGGTAGCAGAGCGGACGGCAGCTTTACAACAAAGCCAAGCAGAACTGCGCGAACGAGAACAGGAATTACGAGTGATTACAGACGCTCTACCTGTTTGTATCACATATATAGATGCCGACCAGCGTTATCGGTTTGCCAACCGCACTTATGAGGAATGGTTTCAGTGTAGTCGAGGTGAGATTCTGGGCAAGCATATTTGCGAAAACTTGGGTGAGGCGGCTTATCAAGTTGTACAACCGTACATCGATCAAGCACTGGCAGGGCAAATCACAACCTATGAAGCAGACATTCCCTGTGTGTTTGGCAAGAAATATATCAGTAATTCTCTCATCCCTGATTTCGATGACAATGGTCAAGTCAAAGGATACTATGGTCTGATTACAGATATCAGCGATCGCAAACGTGCCGAAGAAGCCTCAATTTTAGAGGAACGCAACCGTATGGCACGCGAAATCCATGACACTCTCGCGCAAGCCTTTACCGGGATTCTGGTTCATATAGGAACCGTTTCTCGATTAGTGGCAACCAACCCCCAAGCAATTCAAACACATATTAATACCGTGCGAGATTTGGCTCGCACCGGGCTGACAGAAGCTCGACGTTCCGTTGCAGCACTGCGTCCCCAATCCTTAGAAGACGGCAATCTCTGGACGGCACTGCAACGATTTGTAGCTACAATGCAATCTTCAACCGAAACCAGCCTGATTTGTGATATTATCGGCACGCCCTATACGTTACCGCCTGAAACAGATAATAATCTGCTGAGAATTGCACAGGAAGCATTTACAAATTCAATTAGATATGCTAATGCAAATGAAATTCGGATTGAATTAGTTTATGAACCAACGCAATTCTGCTTACGAATTAAAGACAATGGACAAGGATTTGAAGCCAATCATACAACCCTAAATCGGGGGTTTGGCTTACTGGGGATTACCGAACGAGCGGAACGTATTGGGGCACAACTCTCAATTGAGAGCCGACTGGGACAGGGAACAGAAACGATCGTATCTGTACATCGGGAGGCATCAGCATGA
- a CDS encoding MobB protein produces MSDFWLSPSPSVQSLTIPLSPAVKEGMVSNSIKRTKSIKVYLFEEEKTTIEEKAIATGVTASEYLRSCGLRRVLTAKPSADLITIRATAGNLKSELMMLSHLAKETNNQQILDTVNNAIALVDQTIAAAFNLDVPDKSPSSLDK; encoded by the coding sequence TTGTCAGATTTCTGGTTATCCCCAAGTCCCTCAGTGCAGTCTCTAACTATTCCACTCAGTCCCGCAGTGAAAGAAGGTATGGTAAGTAACTCCATAAAGCGAACCAAATCCATCAAGGTATACCTCTTTGAGGAAGAGAAAACTACCATTGAGGAAAAAGCGATCGCCACAGGGGTAACTGCATCTGAATATTTACGTTCCTGTGGGTTAAGGCGGGTACTAACGGCAAAACCATCTGCCGACTTGATAACTATCCGCGCTACTGCTGGAAACCTCAAAAGCGAACTGATGATGTTATCTCACTTAGCAAAGGAAACAAACAACCAGCAAATTTTGGATACTGTCAATAATGCGATCGCACTCGTAGATCAGACCATCGCAGCTGCATTTAACCTAGACGTTCCAGACAAATCACCCTCAAGCCTAGATAAATAA
- a CDS encoding relaxase/mobilization nuclease domain-containing protein has protein sequence MIPVIYKKPNFLDTLKYVLGKDGAAIVDTNMMGTNPDEFNQQFLNIKYTKKAVKRQCAHLIISIAHRSNYHEHLSNSQYSYVAREYLKDMGYLT, from the coding sequence TTGATTCCCGTCATTTATAAAAAACCGAATTTTCTCGACACGCTCAAGTATGTCTTGGGGAAAGATGGTGCTGCGATTGTCGATACTAATATGATGGGAACAAACCCAGATGAATTTAACCAGCAGTTTCTCAACATCAAGTACACCAAAAAAGCAGTTAAGCGCCAGTGTGCCCACCTCATTATCTCGATAGCACACCGCTCTAACTATCATGAGCATTTATCCAACAGTCAGTACAGTTATGTAGCAAGAGAATATCTCAAAGATATGGGATACTTAACCTGA
- a CDS encoding relaxase/mobilization nuclease domain-containing protein — translation MPNSGYLPKEESSVAATSQFVAVRHRDRDHEHLHIIASRIRLDGSLVNDSYDYFNSQVSTRRIAAELGLEVTPTTNEAVASRLEQEYGIITLTSPNRSKSIRAVNSKHKTPTSKEIILQAIGEAIKDSPTVSTFIQRLEENNIGVLPKMQGEELLGFTYTHNYVKIAGYQVYKPYSWNKLRSEYGIMYDPDKDKEVIQQAKAKAIARINSKILSNNDYLHSDKPTNSSTSDSNGDTDCNSKKFVTIYTLNSNYPSEISIVQPKLEYNPTSEANKTKKKVQPHPKKQHPQQDISEEKGLTTQQILEEQSSLIPASVTLLASTLKHLPFIITDYMLVTNNFRIKGRELSASLDSNTLSVCRHEDSTPVMQTCYSQGTWYEEIPTRLTTNEIEQIESLRFFTQQALINQQRSQRGIEQ, via the coding sequence ATCCCGAACTCAGGTTACTTACCCAAGGAAGAATCATCTGTAGCAGCTACAAGTCAGTTCGTTGCAGTACGCCACCGCGATCGCGACCACGAACACCTGCATATAATCGCCTCCCGAATTCGGTTAGATGGCAGTTTAGTTAATGATTCCTATGATTATTTCAACTCCCAAGTCTCAACTAGACGCATCGCGGCGGAACTAGGATTGGAAGTAACACCAACAACAAATGAAGCCGTCGCCTCTAGGTTAGAGCAAGAGTACGGAATAATTACACTCACCAGTCCCAACCGATCAAAAAGTATTAGAGCAGTCAACAGTAAGCACAAAACCCCAACAAGTAAGGAAATTATTCTCCAAGCAATAGGAGAAGCCATTAAGGATAGTCCCACCGTCTCTACGTTTATTCAACGCCTGGAGGAAAATAACATTGGAGTATTGCCTAAGATGCAGGGGGAAGAACTACTAGGCTTTACCTACACTCATAATTATGTAAAAATTGCTGGTTATCAAGTATACAAACCTTATAGCTGGAACAAACTGCGGTCTGAATATGGAATCATGTACGACCCAGATAAAGATAAAGAAGTAATTCAACAAGCTAAAGCCAAAGCAATTGCTCGCATAAATAGCAAAATATTAAGTAATAATGATTACTTACATAGTGATAAACCTACTAACAGCAGTACAAGTGATAGTAATGGCGATACCGATTGTAACTCTAAAAAATTTGTTACTATATATACACTAAACAGTAATTATCCCAGTGAGATTTCGATAGTACAACCAAAATTAGAATATAACCCCACTTCGGAAGCAAATAAGACCAAGAAAAAAGTTCAGCCGCATCCAAAGAAACAGCACCCACAACAGGATATTTCAGAAGAAAAGGGTCTTACTACTCAACAAATCCTGGAAGAGCAATCTTCCCTTATTCCTGCTTCTGTTACCCTTCTGGCTTCTACTCTCAAACATCTGCCTTTTATAATTACTGACTATATGCTTGTTACCAATAACTTCCGTATCAAAGGACGGGAATTGAGTGCCAGCTTAGATAGCAATACTCTGAGTGTTTGCCGTCATGAGGACAGTACTCCTGTGATGCAAACCTGCTACAGTCAGGGAACCTGGTACGAAGAGATACCAACTCGACTAACAACAAACGAAATTGAGCAGATTGAAAGTTTGCGTTTCTTTACCCAACAAGCATTAATCAATCAACAGCGATCGCAAAGAGGTATTGAGCAATAG